From a single Leucoraja erinacea ecotype New England chromosome 38, Leri_hhj_1, whole genome shotgun sequence genomic region:
- the zc3h4 gene encoding LOW QUALITY PROTEIN: zinc finger CCCH domain-containing protein 4 (The sequence of the model RefSeq protein was modified relative to this genomic sequence to represent the inferred CDS: deleted 2 bases in 1 codon) — protein MSLESLSLTSSNKQSPQNEHNINLTESGDEREEGELEEGELQDDGEEVEVQEESQEKIKKEKSEKQERDHEDDEKDKDKSHRRLKRKRKKEREKEKKRAKKKRKSKHKRHVSSSDDYSDYSDDSDYSPGEKGYRKYREYSPPFLQPSFPPSSGAPLSKKTYIKPENMNYNMYEEYEDDQYVDYEGVEEEEEVADEEDEEYDDFAKELSKYRKAKEASQQQQQQQQQEHHQQQQQQQQQQQQQQQQQQHSSNSSNNNNSSSSSSSSSNNPTCQWDTGGVEHQVLAEVAAEVAASEEEAAEEGPEDGVEEEAEGEFMVRAMNLQSMDLKSMDLGQDMGHQGMDQGQDMVHQVMGMDHQNMDLLKAMDPGQHGPPPCHSSGPGQGHPGHGHGQGSGHRPNPGHGPPGHGHGPGYGPPCHGPGPLHGPPGHGHMMDPGDDCDHDFYDEDMPCRDDRMHMRNMHDHGHQPCGDKKGKVLCKFFVEGRCSKGDQCNFSHDLGPPRKRELCRFYYNGFCAKAENCLYMHNEFPCKFYHTTGNCYQGDDCKFSHRHLTDETRELLDKMLASEAEAGAEDEKEVEELKKQGITPLPKPPPGVGLLPTPPRPPMPPSNLPNNAPRPPMMGPMPPGPPPGPPPPGPPPPGPPPPGPPCLPGQKKIPSLFEIVVQPTPHLAHKMGMNRGSVGGGPGPMPGPGPEEIPGGPGMNPGPQAGPGPPVPPFMQGDPGMMPPIPSAPNFYDGYYQQQGMPMDPGPNGEEGNNEELDEGDNQQVLLQQIDELEAEENEGAPSGQKTAANIPDFLPAAQRALFLRIQQKQQEEEEKAKRRADSSQQEKDNEEGGDNWYSSDEEEGGSSMSYILKTLRQQSAKKPQAQGQWTAQNKNGSSQSSADPRLKKERTQNANRPVDPRISRDPRLSRSTENTLGSSGSETAAAESRTITIPKAEAGLSTLPSSAKSQAVINEEEGERILREKVVTIPLDPLPGSSLRDPRSQLKQFSHIKMDISLGKPHFAKSILWSPEDLIPLPIPKPDPVAVPAPFPALDPRLNRSPQAAPSDPRQRVTDSAAEPPQPAPISALPDIGLLSRILKTVDASAIKVTGQNDKPSDPRMRKLPADPRLQRSTGGLQTSNPQSVKPSEQIDPPAAPALKDVGGGLAPYDPRVVTAGGQSRGGGGGQSTMLSGISLYDPRTPSNHSGNVKNTESSSEGNNVQLKGSDVPKGTTRQKEPLFVRKSTLEQLENEKSSSDTPADRYNSYNRPRPKPAAASAASTPETGQTGVHSLPVPSLFGLVHPQFSEVKQASKSGSGSPFGGNSPLEESEQDATSLKEVFKGFDPTASPFCQ, from the exons CGGCATGTGTCTTCTAGTGATGATTATTCCGATTATAGTGATGATTCTGACTACAgtcctggagagaagggataccgGAAATATCGAGAATACAGTCCACCATTTTTGCAG CCATCTTTCCCCCCATCTTCAGGGGCTCCTTTGTCAAAGAAGACATATATAAAGCCAGAAAATATGAACTACAATATGTATGAGGAGTATGAAGATGATCAGTATGTCGACtatgagggggtggaggaggaggaggaagtagCAGATGAGGAGGATGAAGAATATGATGATTTTGCCAAAGAATTAAGCAAGTACAGGAAAGCTAAAGAAGcttctcagcagcagcagcagcaacaacaacaagaGCACCACcagcaacaacaacagcagcagcaacagcagcaacaacaacagcagcagcagcagcacagcagcaacagcagcaacaacaacaacagcagcagcagcagcagcagcagcagcaacaaccccACATGCCAATGGGACACCGGGGGTGTGGAACATCAG GTCCTGGCAGAGGTGGCAGCAGAGGTCGCGGCATCCGAGGAAGAGGCGGCCGAGGAAGGGCCAGAGGACGGGGTGGAAGAGGAGGCAGAGGGGGAGTTCATGGTCAGGGCCATGAACCTCCAGAGCATGGACCTCAAGAGCATGGACCTGGGCCAGGACATGGGCCACCAGGGCATGGACCAGGGCCAGGACATGGTCCACCAGGTCATGGGCATGGACCACCAGAACATGGACCTCCTCAAGGCCATGGACCCGGGCCAG CATGGACCCCCTCCATGTCACAGTTCTGGACCAGGGCAAGGGCATCCAGGTCATGGTCATGGTCAGGGTTCAGGACACAGGCCTAATCCAGGTCACGGGCCACCAGGCCATGGGCATGGACCAGGATATGGCCCTCCTTGTCATGGGCCGGGGCCATTACACGGACCACCAGGACATGGGCACATGATGGATCCTGGAGATGATTGTGACCATGATTTTTACGATGAAGATATGCCG TGTCGTGATGATCGAATGCATATGAGGAACATGCATGATCATGGACATCAGCCTTGCGGAGATAAGAAAGGAAAAGTACTTTGCAAGTTCTTTGTGGAGGGTAGATGTTCAAAg GGGGATCAATGCAACTTCAGTCATGATTTGGGACCACCAAGAAAGCGAGAGCTCTGCAGATTTTACTACAATGGATTTTGCGCTAAAGCAGAAAATTGTTTGTACATGCACAAT GAATTTCCTTGTAAATTCTATCATACGACTGGCAATTGTTACCAGGGAGATGATTGCAAGTTTTCCCATAGACATCTAACCGATGAAACCCGAGAGCTACTGGATAAG ATGTTAGCCAGTGAGGCGGAAGCTGGTGCAGAAGATGAAAAGGAAGTGGAAGAACTAAAGAAACAAGGAATCACGCCCTTACCGAAACCCCCACCCGGAGTGGGGTTATTGCCTACACCTCCTCGACCTCCAATGCCACCTTCAAATCTCCCTAATAATGCTCCTCGACCTCCAATGATGGGACCAATGCCTCCAGGTCCTCCACCTGGTCCCCCACCACCAGGTCCTCCACCTCCAGGCCCACCACCACCTGGTCCTCCATGTTTACCTGGTCAAAAGAAGATCCCCTCTCTCTTTGAGATTGTTGTTCAGCCCACCCCACACCTAGCGCATAAAATGGGAATGAA tagg GGAAGTGTTGGGGGTGGACCAGGTCCCATGCCAGGCCCTggtccagaagagatcccaggaGGGCCTGGAATGAACCCAGGACCACAAGCAGGACCAGGCccaccagtaccaccattcatgcAAGGAGATCCAGGAATGATGCCGCCTATTCCatctgcacccaatttctatgacGGTTATTATCAACAGCAGGGAATGCCGATGGACCCTGGTCCAAATGGAGAAGAAG GGAATAATGAAGAGCTGGATGAAGGAGATAACCAGCAAGTTCTGCTACAACAGATTGATGAGCTGGAGGCCGAGGAGAATGAAGGTGCCCCTTCTGGTCAGAAGACAGCAGCAAACATCCCTGACTTCCTTCCTGCAGCCCAGCGAGCTCTCTTCTTGCGCATTCAGCAAAAgcaacaggaggaggaggagaaggcaaAGAGGAGGGCGGACAGCAGTCAGCAGGAAAAGGACAATGAGGAGG GTGGTGATAATTGGTACTCgagtgatgaagaggaaggtggaAGTAGTATGAGCTACATATTAAAAACACTCCGTCAGCAGTCTGCTAAAAAACCACAGGCGCAAGGACAATGGACGGCACAAAACAAGAATGGTAGCAGTCAGAGTTCTGCTGATCCACGCCTAAAAAAGGAGAGGACGCAGAATGCAAATCGACCAGTGGACCCTCGGATCTCACGGGACCCCAGGCTATCTCGAAGCACAGAGAACACCTTGGGGAGCTCTGGATCTGAGACAGCTGCTGCAGAAAGCAGAACGATAACTATACCTAAAGCAGAAGCTGGTCTTTCAACTCTCCCCAGCAGTGCAAAATCTCAAGCGGTTATCAAtgaggaagaaggagagaggatCCTGAGGGAAAAGGTAGTGACTATTCCTCTTGATCCCCTGCCTGGTTCCTCACTCCGAGATCCCAGATCTCAGCTTAAACAGTTTAGCCACATTAAAATGGACATCTCTCTTGGAAAGCCTCATTTTGCTAAAAGTATCTTGTGGAGCCCAGAGGATTTGATCCCACTACCCATCCCGAAGCCAGATCCGGTTGCTGTCCCTGCACCCTTCCCTGCATTGGACCCCAGACTGAACCGTTCACCACAAGCTGCGCCTTCAGATCCCAGGCAGCGCGTTACTGACTCTGCAGCAGAGCCCCCACAGCCAGCACCAATCTCTGCCCTTCCAGATATTGGATTGCTTTCAAGAATACTGAAGACTGTTGACGCGTCAGCAATTAAGGTGACTGGGCAAAATGACAAGCCTTCTGATCCCAGGATGCGAAAGCTACCTGCAGATCCCAGACTGCAGAGgtccactggtggactccaaaccTCCAACCCCCAATCAGTAAAGCCCTCAGAGCAAATTGACCCCCCGGCTGCCCCTGCCTTGAAGGATGTGGGTGGTGGTCTTGCACCGTATGATCCCAGGGTGGTTACCGCTGGTGGCCAGAgcagaggaggaggtggagggcaGAGCACGATGCTTAGTGGCATCAGTTTATATGATCCAAGAACTCCAAGCAACCACAGTGGAAATGTTAAAAATACAGAGTCTTCCAGTGAAGGTAACAACGTTCAGCTTAAAGGGTCGGATGTCCCAAAAGGTACAACCAGACAAAAAGAACCGCTGTTTGTACGAAAATCGACTTTGGAACAACTGGAAAATGAGAAATCAAGTTCAGACACTCCCGCAGACCGATATAATAGTTACAACAGACCAAGGCCAAAGCCTGCCGCCGCTTCTGCTGCCTCCACACCAGAGACGGGTCAAACGGGAGTACACAGCCTCCCAGTGCCCTCTCTGTTTGGATTGGTTCACCCACAGTTCTCTGAGGTGAAACAGGCCAGTAAATCTGGCTCAGGCAGCCCTTTTGGTGGGAACAGTCCTCTGGAGGAGAGTGAGCAAGATGCAACCTCGTTGAAGGAAGTTTTTAAAGGGTTCGATCCCACTGCGTCACCCTTTTGTCAGTAA